The sequence gccttgcacttgctaggcaagcgctctaccactgagctaaatccccaactcctccATGTAGTATTCTTTAGTGGACAATAATTCATGTCACCAAGGCAAGAATATGTGGTTCTGAATTCTGTATTGGAAGTGAGGGAAAAACATTCTCTATTTCTGAGCACAGTGCTCAATTGCTTAGTTATTTCCATCTTGAGAATGTCCCTGAGTCCATTGCTCTTAGTTATTTGAAAAAGAGGGCAGGATACAAATTAGCACTGTCTTAGGGTAACTACTCTTCCTATAACTCTGTGGAGAGCTGACTTGAACTCTTTGTTTCTTAAGCTATAGATGACTGGGTTGAACAATGGAGTTAGGATAGTGTAGGATACTGATATCAGAGCGTCCTGGCTTGAGGAGTAGCCGGACTTGGGCCTGAGGTAGATAAAGGAGGCACATCCGTAGTGGACTATGACAACAACGAGGTGAGACGCACAGGTGGAAAACGCTTTGTACCTGCCTAACGTGGAAGGGAACTGGAGGATGGCAGAGATGATGTGAATGTAGGACGTGAGGATCAACAACAGAGGGATAACCAGGACCAAGGCACAGAGCAGGAAGATGGCGATCTGAGTGAAATGGGCATGGAGGCAAGCCGCCTTGAGGACAGGGGAGATGTCACAGAAAAAGTGACGGAGCTGGTTGGAAGAGTGGAAGGGCAGGTGAAACACCAAGGATGTGATCATCTGTGCCACGGTGAAGCCGCAGACACAGGCAGCAGCCACTAGCCCTGCACACACTCTGTGTCCCATGAGCACCGTGTAGCGCAGAGGGTGGCAAATGGCCACGTAGCGATCATAACCCATGGCCGCCAGCAGGAAGGAGTGGGAACAGCCAAGGAAGAGGAAGGCGAACATTTGGACCGCACAGCCGAGGAACGAGATGCTCTTCTTCCGAGCCAGCAAGTCAACCAGCATCTTGGGTACGATCACAAAGGTGTAGCAGGTCTCTGAACAggagaggacagaaaggaagaagtacatgggggtgtggagggCTCTGTCCAGCACAATGGTGGAGAGAATCACGGCATTGGTGCTCAGAGTGAACAAATAGAGGAGCAGGAAGATAACgaagagcagcagctgcagctcaGCCAGCGCCGAGAAGCCGAGGAAGACAAACTCCTTCACCACGGTCTCGTTTACACACTCCATGGAGGACCTGTCATCAGAGTGCAGTCTCGGGCCGGGTGGGGAGGAAAGGCATCCTTACACGTTAGCAGAAGCACGGGAGACGGGCAGGGGCACTGCACGTGCTCCAGGCTTTACTTCTAACCTGCCATTCCTTCGCCTTCCTGTTCCACAAAAGGAAAACTCTCAATCAAGCTGTTGTCTCTCAGAATCGTCTTCACAGGAGTTCTGGTGACACAGCCCAGCGTTCTTAAGTTTATGACTGAATTGTGCTTCTGTCTTCATTCCGTTAATAAGGCCGGTGTTTGGATCCTTGGGCATGGTAGCCCTCGTCCATCTGGCTGACTTGTGTCCACACACTCTCTGGGAACTCTTTACAGCTACAAAATGAGCTCCTGGAATCCCCGTGCTTGTCTATGGTTCATGTAATGCTCACTGGTTTTTCATTCTCTGTACATCTATACTCCTACTCCTGATTGTAATTTTCCCCTAACATGTACCTACATATTCTCTATTGTGTTTGCCTTATTATTTTATAGTAGGAGCCATAAATTCTTCCATCTCATACTTTTATCTGGTCAtcctttctttcatatttttattctgcTCCAAAGTCAAATTCTGGCAcgtctttttcctcttctctctattCATCCATTCCAAGACAGAATATTCTAGGCACACTTCAGCACTTGTCTGAATCCTTTTTCCCTCAGAGAGAACCACAGTCTTTCTAGAGGATTCTGGCCATCACCACCTCCCTCCAGTCCACTCTGTGACTGTCTTTCCTGTATGTCTTCACCACAGTGTCCCTCTGAGGGCAGACTAGTCTTCTTGTATAtaagataatataaatataatataaaatgttatattaCTCCTCTCACAAAAATTTTATTCATGGTTACTGCATAGTTCCAACTCGTTACACATTTCCCAAGTGTTTCATCTGAGAAGGTAAAAACTCTGCTGGCCACGCTGTTCTGAAGACATGTACCCCAGAGGACAGGAAAGAGGAGAGCTGTGCTTTCTTGCCTCTATTATTTAAGTAggcttattcatatttttatttttagatgcttTGTAGCTAGGCTTTATTCAAATCACACATTTGGGAAAAACTTTTGGCAATTTCTGATAAAAGGAAATGTTTCTTTCTCAGAACTCATGTAAGACGttgaatgaaaaaattaatatgaCATTCCCTTAATTTTGAAATGCTGTATTGCATTGTTATCATAGCTTTCTTCAATACATTTGTACCTTTGA is a genomic window of Peromyscus maniculatus bairdii isolate BWxNUB_F1_BW_parent chromosome 5, HU_Pman_BW_mat_3.1, whole genome shotgun sequence containing:
- the LOC102915035 gene encoding olfactory receptor 10K2-like, whose translation is MECVNETVVKEFVFLGFSALAELQLLLFVIFLLLYLFTLSTNAVILSTIVLDRALHTPMYFFLSVLSCSETCYTFVIVPKMLVDLLARKKSISFLGCAVQMFAFLFLGCSHSFLLAAMGYDRYVAICHPLRYTVLMGHRVCAGLVAAACVCGFTVAQMITSLVFHLPFHSSNQLRHFFCDISPVLKAACLHAHFTQIAIFLLCALVLVIPLLLILTSYIHIISAILQFPSTLGRYKAFSTCASHLVVVIVHYGCASFIYLRPKSGYSSSQDALISVSYTILTPLFNPVIYSLRNKEFKSALHRVIGRVVTLRQC